The Mangrovibacillus cuniculi sequence ACAATGTAAATGGACTAGGAAATCAACCTGTTAAAATAGAAGAAAATGCATTAAAGCATTTTGCAAAATCTAGTTTTGGAGATGTGCGATCTAGCTTAAATGCATTGGAATTAGCAGTTCTTTCTACAGACGCAAATGAAGTTGGAGAAATTATCATTACACTTGATATTGCAGAACAATGTTTACAAAAGAAAGCATTTAGACACGATAAAGATGGGGACGATCACTATGACGTAATGAGCGCTTTCCAAAAATCAATTAGGGGTAGTGATACGGATGCTGCTCTTCACTACCTTGGTCGCTTAGTAGAAGCTGGAGATTTACCTACTATCGCTAGAAGATTGCTAGTCATAGCATATGAAGATATTGGACTCGCTAATCCGCAAGCAGGTATGAGAACTTTAGCAGCAATTGAATCTGCAGAACGTTTAGGATTCCCAGAAGGTAGAATTCCGTTAGCCCACGCTGTCATTGACCTCTGTTTGTCACCTAAATCTAACAGCGCAATTGCAGCAATCGATGCAGCTATGAGTGATATTCACCAAGGCTTGTCTGGTGAGGTTCCTCTCCATTTAAAAGACGCTCATTATAAAGGGGCAAAAGAAATGGGGAGAGGCGTGGAATACTTGTTCCCACACAACTATGAAAACGGTTGGGTCGCTCAGCAATACTTGCCAACTAAATTAAAAGCAAAGCAATACTACCAGCCAAAAAATAATAGTAAAGCGGAGCAAACATACGCTAGTGTGTATGAAGCAATTAAAAAACAACAAAATAAGAGATAGAATTTTCAGTTTATTCATGTTATAGTTGCAGTAAGTTACCGTTAACAAGTGGGAAGGGGACTCATTCAAATGGAATTACTAGTTGCAGCGTTAGGAGTAGTAGCATCGATTTGGGTATTGTATTATCTAGGTAGTACTGGTTTTACGTTTGATGGTCCGAAAGAATAACTATACTTATTAAAAGATTAGTGGCTAGGATAACACGTAAATTAGGTACATTCATTTATGAATGTACCTTTTTGATATAACAGTCTGTAGATGATTCGAGTCTCTCTTACTGCAGAATTAATGCTTTTACTATTTTAATCTTTGGGATTGGAGCGGAAGGGGGCGACTCCTACGGGAAAGGTGTCGTGTCTAGCTTCAGGTGCGCAACCACTCGGGAAAGTCCAAAAGCCCTCCGGTGGCTGAAGAACTGCCTCCTCGGTCTTCTGAACTTTCCTGCCGTGGCTGAACGCGCGCCTTACGCTTTTCGATGTGGAAAGCGTCCCCCTGGAGCGGAAATCCCTGTGCAGTCCATTCCTAAACTTTTTTTGTTATCCAGCTACATCTCTTTTCACAAACGCTACGAATGCAACAGCTTGGAAGAATAGCCAGTGAGCAACTAAGATTATTATAGAGAAACCTAACGTCATGCTTTCAATATACGGAACTCCATTAAAGTAAACAGTTAAATCAGTGTTAGCAAACAGCAAGTACTTTGCCCAATCGAAGTATTGCGTTAATATCAGGGTTGCTGTTGAGCCGACGAACAACAAGAATAAGGATAACCCAATAGCAAGAGATTGATTTCTAAATAAAGTAGATACAGCAAAAGCCATCGTTGCAATTAGTAAAATATCAACTGTCGTAAGTAAATACTGCGTAAACATATTAGCTACCCAAGATTTTTCTACGACTTCACCACCAGCAAAAGATAAATAAGGAATTGCTTCAGATGGTGAACCAAATACGACAAATCCTGTTAGTAAAGAAACGAAGAATAATAGAACTAATAAAGAGAACCCATACGCTAAGACAATCACATATTTTGCCACGAGAATTTGTATTCTATTTGCTGGTCGAATGAGGAGTAATTTGATCGTTCCCCAACTGTACTCAGATGCTACAATGCTTGCAGCAATAATGATGATAAACAATCCAACAAATGACACTAGACCTATGGAATCATCCATAAAAGAAGAAACATTATACTCTTGAAGAGGTGGTAATTCGTTTTCAAGACGATATTCATTCACAGCAATAGACTGTTCTAGATTCTTTTTGTAGTAACTATCACTCAATCCTTTTACTGTTTCTTTATCAGCTGCAATGGTTTGTTGTAAGTCTTGTTCCCAAGTTGGACTAATGCCAATGTTTCCTTGATCTTTATTCATTGCTACTGTAATACCAGCAAGTCCAAAGACCCCTATTATTAATAAAACGACCATGACAATTGTGGATTTTTGTTTCATAATCTTTATCCATTCATTAAGTAATAAACCCTTCATCTTAATATCCCCCTTGTGCCGCAGTTTTTTCTAAGAAACGTTCTTCCAGCGTTTTAGATTGTGGAATAACTGTGTATATATCAACATCCATCTCTACTAAAACTTTTATGATATCTGGTAGTTCCTGTTTAGGCTTTTCTACTTTTACTAATTTTCCTTCTAGTGAGATTCCTTCTGTACGTTCTATCCAGTTTTGAATAGAAGCAACGTTTCCTACTTCCAACAGATACGTAGAAGCGTTTTCTTCTGTTTGTGTTTCATGGACAGATTGGACTTCAATGATTTCTCCGTGCTGTAAAATAGCAAAGCGATCACACATCATCTCCATTTCAGATAACAAATGACTGGAAACAAGAACTGCCATGCCCTTTTCCTTCGTTAGTTTCTTTAAGTGATCTCGAATCTCTCTAATACCAGCAGGATCTAGTCCATTTGTTGGTTCATCCAAAATTAATAGTTTTGGGTCATGAAGGAGACACTGTGCTAAACCTAAACGTTGACGCATTCCTAAAGAATACGTTTTTACTTTTTGGTGAATCGATTTTGTTAAACCTACAAATTCAACTACTTCCTCAATCTTCTCTTTCGTAATTCCTTGGTACATACGTGCATATTGTTTTAAGTTATCGTAACCAGACATAAATTTATAGAATTCTGGATTTTCGACAATGGCACCAATCTTTTTTAATGCTTCCCCGTGATTATTTCTCACGCTATTACCATCTACAATAATATCTCCGTCGGTAATTCCAATCAGGCCAACAATCATTCGGATCGTTGTTGTTTTCCCTGCTCCATTTGGCCCTAAGAAACCAAAAACTTCTCCAGGTTGCACATCTAATGAAATGCCTTTGATGATTTCTTTTCTACCAATCTTCTTTTTTACATTTTTCAATTCTAATACTGATTTCATGCGAGTTTCCCCCTTATTGTCTGTTTTACCCATTGGTTTAAACTTAGTCCTAACTCTTGAACGGATTCAACGGTTGCTTTTTCAATAAGATTACCTTCATTCATTAGTAAAACTTCATCTACTAATGTCTCAATTTCATCTAATTCGTGCGTCGCGATAATCATTGTTTGGTGATCAAAATCAACATATTTTACTAAGCTTGTAATAACAGATTCTCTTACAAGAGGGTCTAAGCCTGATAAAGGTTCATCTAGTAAAATAATAGGTGACTTTCTAGCTAATGTTACTACTAATTTTAAACGTCCACGATTTCCTTTTGATAGTTGTTTCATGATGGCTTTTCGATCTAGCGATAACTCATCTACTAATAAATTTGCTTTAGATAAATCAAAATCAGAAAACTGACTTCCCATAAATTTGACAACTTCTTCTACACTACTGTTGTCGTAAAACATATCTAGTTCCGTTAAGTAAGAAACGTTAGAGATACTTTTTCTTCCTGTGTTTTCTCCTAGTATCCTAACTTCTCCAGTAGTTGGAAATACTAATCCTGTAATTAATTTTAAGAGGGTAGATTTTCCACTTCCGTTCGTACCTAAAACGCCATATACTTTCCCTTTTTCAAAGTCTACCGATAAGGAGTGAATAGCGCATTTCTTTCCATACTTTTTCGTTACTTGCTCGAGTTTTACCGAAACGTCCATCACTCTTCCCCCTTTACGTGTTGGTTCACTTGTTGGATTAAGTCTTGTGGTGATATACCAAGCTGGTTCATTCTTTCAATGAAATTCGTAATCTCTTGTCGAACAATAGAACCTCTTAACTCTTCAATATTAGAAGCATCTTCCACAACAAAAGTCCCTTGACCACGCTTCGATTCCACTACACTCATCCTTTCTAACTCCGCATATGTTCGTTGAATGGTATTTGGATTCACTCCCATGGAAACAGCTAATTCTCGAACGGAAGGAAGCTTATCACCTAATTTTCTTTCTCCACGAACAATTTCCGTTACGATTTTATCTACGATTTGAAGGTAAATCGGTTTCTCAGATGTAAATTGTTCTGTCATTTCTACACCTCCACGTGACGTTCCATTAACCTACTTGCAAAAAAGATCGATAGGACTGTTAAGATGGCATAATATAAAATGATGAAAAGAGGCACTGGTGAATCACTAAAAAGAACAGACCACCCATTTTCATATTGCATAGTAAATTCATTAGTCACTCTAACTAAATA is a genomic window containing:
- a CDS encoding ABC transporter ATP-binding protein, translated to MDVSVKLEQVTKKYGKKCAIHSLSVDFEKGKVYGVLGTNGSGKSTLLKLITGLVFPTTGEVRILGENTGRKSISNVSYLTELDMFYDNSSVEEVVKFMGSQFSDFDLSKANLLVDELSLDRKAIMKQLSKGNRGRLKLVVTLARKSPIILLDEPLSGLDPLVRESVITSLVKYVDFDHQTMIIATHELDEIETLVDEVLLMNEGNLIEKATVESVQELGLSLNQWVKQTIRGKLA
- a CDS encoding ABC transporter permease, encoding MKGLLLNEWIKIMKQKSTIVMVVLLIIGVFGLAGITVAMNKDQGNIGISPTWEQDLQQTIAADKETVKGLSDSYYKKNLEQSIAVNEYRLENELPPLQEYNVSSFMDDSIGLVSFVGLFIIIIAASIVASEYSWGTIKLLLIRPANRIQILVAKYVIVLAYGFSLLVLLFFVSLLTGFVVFGSPSEAIPYLSFAGGEVVEKSWVANMFTQYLLTTVDILLIATMAFAVSTLFRNQSLAIGLSLFLLFVGSTATLILTQYFDWAKYLLFANTDLTVYFNGVPYIESMTLGFSIIILVAHWLFFQAVAFVAFVKRDVAG
- a CDS encoding ABC transporter ATP-binding protein; translation: MKSVLELKNVKKKIGRKEIIKGISLDVQPGEVFGFLGPNGAGKTTTIRMIVGLIGITDGDIIVDGNSVRNNHGEALKKIGAIVENPEFYKFMSGYDNLKQYARMYQGITKEKIEEVVEFVGLTKSIHQKVKTYSLGMRQRLGLAQCLLHDPKLLILDEPTNGLDPAGIREIRDHLKKLTKEKGMAVLVSSHLLSEMEMMCDRFAILQHGEIIEVQSVHETQTEENASTYLLEVGNVASIQNWIERTEGISLEGKLVKVEKPKQELPDIIKVLVEMDVDIYTVIPQSKTLEERFLEKTAAQGGY
- a CDS encoding GntR family transcriptional regulator, whose amino-acid sequence is MTEQFTSEKPIYLQIVDKIVTEIVRGERKLGDKLPSVRELAVSMGVNPNTIQRTYAELERMSVVESKRGQGTFVVEDASNIEELRGSIVRQEITNFIERMNQLGISPQDLIQQVNQHVKGEE
- a CDS encoding replication-associated recombination protein A; translation: MMNKPLAFRMRPSTIDEIIGQQHLVGEGKIIQRMVKAKSLSSMILYGPPGIGKTSIASAIAGSTSYAFRQLNAVTNNKKDMEIVVQEAKMSGTVILLLDEIHRLDKTKQDFLLPHLENGRIVLIGATTSNPYHAINSAIRSRCQLFELFPLTDEEIEVALVRALKDNVNGLGNQPVKIEENALKHFAKSSFGDVRSSLNALELAVLSTDANEVGEIIITLDIAEQCLQKKAFRHDKDGDDHYDVMSAFQKSIRGSDTDAALHYLGRLVEAGDLPTIARRLLVIAYEDIGLANPQAGMRTLAAIESAERLGFPEGRIPLAHAVIDLCLSPKSNSAIAAIDAAMSDIHQGLSGEVPLHLKDAHYKGAKEMGRGVEYLFPHNYENGWVAQQYLPTKLKAKQYYQPKNNSKAEQTYASVYEAIKKQQNKR